A part of Gadus morhua chromosome 17, gadMor3.0, whole genome shotgun sequence genomic DNA contains:
- the LOC115529901 gene encoding LOW QUALITY PROTEIN: transmembrane protein 151B-like (The sequence of the model RefSeq protein was modified relative to this genomic sequence to represent the inferred CDS: inserted 6 bases in 3 codons) — MTTDEETTAAEQPILEDGTGREQQRPLQASLASSLCRESHWKCLLLTLLMLGCFGALAWCALSRVPVLGSAAVRPVAAALDDGATSAAYYNDVLRLESPCSSGYVYIPLAFLAMLYVVYLVECWHCFSKTAMLAHAEFQEVYERVQRLQQATPCIWWKAISYHYVRRTRQVTRYRNGDAYTTTQVYHERVNTHASSSEFDYARYGVKDVSKELLDLPLHPAVRLRFTKCFSFSSARAEAAYLTQYLHLASSARFFGENEGLDDYMEAREGMPLKNVDFREHILAFPDPTRPPWYSRHRVFWLASALLLSWPLRVVSEYRTAYVHYHVEKLFGENEESGAGGGGXGAGGGADGPSENGAARGGAGLAGASYRAISRVNTVDMTELEWHIRCNQQMVPSYSEALLMDLDTGGGXGPTATTTPVSGPPGVPGLQGPAXPPLALPAVFNSAYLLQSCPRCRRTSSSSSLPSRLRAPSGTTALLNATVAGMRAAGGRGAGPAPPGGGPRLVLSRSGFSLGRLAVGRPASLFHSRSMGGGGLAGRGEDGGVRGGGGGGGSSGGGGSGGSGGGGGGFLGLGSRQDDEESRGVLEGEEQAEEEREGGEEDRGRGEGGPGERQGGEEEEGGSEAREAGERERPPSYQDAFFFPVLIVHGEESCHGGDRM, encoded by the exons atgacgacggaCGAGGAGACGACGGCCGCGGAACAGCCCATCCTGGAGGACGGGACCGGAagagagcag cagcgccccctgcaggcctcTCTGGCCTCGTCGCTGTGCCGCGAGTCCCACTGGAAGTGTCTGCTGCTCACCCTGCTGATGCTGGGCTGCTTCGGAGCGCTGGCCTGGTGCGCTCTGAGCCGCGTGCCGGTGCTGGGCTCCGCCGCCGTGCGGCCCGTCGCGGCGGCGCTGGACGACGGCGCCACGTCCGCCGCCTACTACAACGACGTGCTGCGTCTGGAGAGCCCGTGCTCCAGCGGCTACGTGTACATCCCGCTGGCCTTCCTGGCCATGCTCTACGTGGTCTACCTGGTGGAGTGCTGGCACTGCTTCTCCAAGACCGCCATGCTGGCCCACGCCGAGTTCCAG GAAGTGTACGAGCGGGTCCAGAGGCTGCAGCAGGCCACGCCCTGCATCTGGTGGAAGGCCATCAGCTACCACTACGTCCGCCGCACCCGGCAGGTGACCCGCTACCGCAACGGGGACGcctacaccaccacccag GTGTACCATGAGCGCGTCAACACCCACGCCTCCAGCTCCGAGTTCGACTACGCCCGCTACGGCGTGAAGGACGTGTCCAAGGAGCTGCTGGACCTGCCGCTGCACCCGGCCGTCCGACTGCGCTTCACCAAGTGCTTCAG CTTCTCCAGCGCTCGAGCTGAGGCTGCCTACCTGACCCag TACCTCCACCTGGCCAG CAGCGCCCGCTTCTTCGGGGAGAACGAGGGTCTGGACGACTACATGGAGGCCCGGGAGGGAATGCCCCTGAAGAACGTGGACTTCCGGGAGCACATCCTGGCGTTCCCGGACCCCACGCGGCCCCCCTGGTACTCCCGGCACCGCGTGTTCTGGCTGGCCtcggcgctgctgctctcctggCCCCTGAGGGTGGTGTCGGAGTACCGCACGGCCTACGTCCACTACCACGTGGAGAAGCTGTTCGGCGAGAACGAGGagagcggggcgggggggggcgg cggggccgGAGGGGGGGCCGACGGGCCCTCGGAGAACGGCGCGGCGCGCGGCGGGGCGGGCCTGGCGGGGGCCAGCTACAGGGCCATCTCGCGGGTCAACACGGTGGACATGACGGAGCTGGAGTGGCACATCCGCTGCAACCAGCAGATGGTCCCCAGCTACTCGGAGGCGCTGCTCATGGACCTGGacacgggcggggg gggccccaccgccaccaccacgccCGTCTCCGGGCCCCCGGGCGTCCCGGGGCTCCAggggcccgc ccccccgctggccctGCCCGCCGTCTTCAACTCGGCCTACCTCCTGCAGAGCTGCCCGCGCTGCCGGCGCACCTCGTCCAGCTCCAGCCTGCCGTCCCGGCTGCGGGCGCCCAGCGGCACCACTGCGCTGCTCAACGCCACCGTGGCCGGCAtgcgggcggcgggggggcggggggccgggccgGCGCCACCCGGGGGGGGGCCCCGGCTGGTGCTGAGCCGCAGCGGCTTCTCGCTGGGCCGGCTGGCGGTGGGACGGCCCGCCAGCCTCTTCCACTCCcgcagcatgggggggggggggctggccgggaggggggaggacggaggagtgagggggggaggggggggaggagggagcagcgggggagggggcagcggggggagcgggggagggggaggagggttccTGGGGCTGGGGTCCCGGCAGGACGACGAGGAGAGCCGGGGGgtgctggagggggaggagcaggcggaggaggagagggaggggggggaggaggacaggggcaGAGGAGAGGGCGGGCCTGgcgagaggcaggggggggaggaggaggaggggggcagcgaggccagggaggcgggggagagggagagacccccCTCCTACCAGGACGCCTTCTTCTTCCCCGTGCTCATCGTCCATGGAGAGGAGAGCTGCCACGGGGGGGACCGCATGTGA
- the hmgb3a gene encoding high mobility group protein B3a, with protein sequence MAKGDPRKPKGKMSAYAYFIKTCRQEHEKKTPEVPVNFTMFSKKCSERWKTISSKEKGKFEDLAKQDKVRFDNEMQHFAPGRKKGQKKDPNAPKRPPSGFFIFCADHRPKIKAVHPTLGIGDVAKKLGEQWNNLTDANKQPYLQKANKLKDKYQKDVADYKSKGKVGGGASLVQQQQTQQQQHTMTNNDDDEDEDEDDDEDDDDDDE encoded by the exons ATGGCCAAG GGGGACCCCAGGAAGCCCAAGGGCAAAATGTCCGCCTACGCGTACTTCATCAAGACCTGCCGCCAGGAGCACGAGAAGAAGACCCCCGAGGTTCCTGTGAACTTCACCATGTTCTCCAAGAAGTGTTCAGAGCGGTGGAAG ACCATCTCCAGCAAAGAAAAGGGGAAGTTTGAGGACCTGGCTAAGCAGGACAAGGTCCGCTTCGACAACGAGATGCAGCATTTCGCTCCTGGCAGGAAGAAGGGTCAAAAGAAAGACCCCAATGCACCCAAGAGACCCCC CTCTGGCTTCTTCATCTTCTGCGCGGACCACCGGCCAAAGATCAAGGCGGTACACCCCACTCTGGGCATCGGAGACGTGGCTAAGAAACTCGGGGAGCAGTGGAACAACCTGACAGATGCCAACAAGCAGCCCTACCTGCAGAAGGCCAACAAGCTCAAGGACAAGTACCAGAAG GACGTTGCCGACTACAAGTCTAAGGGaaaggtggggggaggagccagcctggtacaacaacaacaaacccaacagcaacaacacaccATGACGAATAACGATGATGACGAGGATGAAGACGAGGATGATGACgaagatgacgatgacgatgatgaatag